A genomic segment from Rhodopirellula islandica encodes:
- the hrpB gene encoding ATP-dependent helicase HrpB, protein MTRLPIEEVLTSLRQAVGGGKAVVLKAPPGAGKTTGVPPAVLQSLEDNGISGQIWVIQPRRLAARSVADWVARSRNESVGETIGYHVRLDRRESAATRVVFMTTGMFLRRMQSDPLLENVACVVLDEFHERTLELDLALAMSHRLRSELRDDLGLVVMSATMETEPIVAFLNQENSENAVSLRCEGRAYPVAIHHGKDQPGERIERRIVEPIRDAVQSSDGHVLVFLPGVGEIRRVQTELERANLAGDARVVVLHGSLSPKQQDEAIRPSKFRKIVLSTNIAETSVTVDGVTAVVDSGLAKVPRFDSRRGLTRLETTSISLASADQRSGRAGRTAPGDAYRLWSQAAQRSRDEYDVPEILRADLSDMVLMLASHGETDLFAMRCLTPPPEHAVDSAQALLRMLGAIGRGGRITERGKVMAGLPLHPRIARLATEAVGVLPKASVAVLAALMSERDPMEGIAAMTLAEKVDAIENNRVPRSIPSSTIKSIRLIAETIKKNLPSGAPETRADAMECDRETAVACALLAAYPDRVVLRRTDAPDRGRMVGGRGVVGLKRMLGEISSEELVLCYDVDGGGTESRVRAAVAIREDWLDAEQVETVEVQSWDEGRSAVQCRRQVRYGDLVLRETPAKVPCDAETASILFENLKTRLPIAGEKFQKLLHRIGMVAEVDEQVPAVSEKMQLELLRELCVSRSSLKELKTAPWADHVLGKIGYPAWQMVQAETPEEVQLPGGRKVPVHYVEGKPPWIEVKIQLCFGWPETPRILRGRVPLQLHLLGPNGRPQQITNDLASFWATTYGEIRKELRRRYPKHDWPEDPLSATASFNGMKRR, encoded by the coding sequence ATGACGCGACTTCCGATCGAAGAGGTACTCACGTCGCTGCGACAGGCGGTCGGCGGCGGCAAAGCGGTGGTGCTGAAGGCGCCACCGGGGGCAGGCAAAACAACCGGGGTACCTCCCGCCGTTTTGCAGAGCCTGGAAGACAATGGAATCTCCGGTCAAATTTGGGTGATCCAGCCCAGACGATTGGCGGCGCGTTCCGTTGCGGACTGGGTTGCGCGCTCGCGCAACGAGTCGGTAGGGGAAACGATTGGTTATCACGTTCGCTTGGACCGCCGCGAATCAGCAGCGACGCGAGTCGTGTTCATGACCACGGGGATGTTTTTGAGGCGGATGCAATCCGATCCGCTGCTTGAGAACGTTGCCTGCGTCGTGCTGGATGAATTCCACGAGCGGACGTTGGAATTGGATCTGGCGCTCGCGATGTCGCATCGATTGCGGTCTGAGTTGCGAGATGACTTGGGTTTGGTGGTCATGTCAGCGACCATGGAAACGGAACCAATCGTTGCCTTTCTGAATCAAGAGAACTCAGAAAACGCGGTGTCGCTTCGCTGCGAGGGACGCGCCTACCCAGTTGCAATTCATCACGGCAAAGATCAACCGGGGGAACGAATCGAACGACGGATCGTTGAGCCCATACGGGACGCGGTTCAAAGCAGCGACGGCCACGTGCTGGTGTTCTTGCCGGGGGTGGGTGAAATTCGGCGGGTTCAGACAGAATTGGAACGAGCGAACCTAGCCGGTGATGCTCGCGTTGTCGTGCTGCACGGATCGCTTTCGCCTAAACAACAAGACGAAGCGATTCGGCCATCGAAGTTTCGAAAGATCGTGTTGTCGACCAACATTGCTGAGACGTCTGTCACGGTGGATGGCGTGACGGCGGTGGTGGATTCTGGGTTGGCCAAGGTCCCCCGTTTCGATTCTCGCCGAGGATTGACTCGGTTGGAGACCACGTCGATCTCGCTGGCATCCGCCGATCAACGTTCGGGACGTGCCGGTCGGACTGCCCCTGGGGATGCCTATCGGTTGTGGAGCCAAGCTGCCCAACGATCACGAGACGAATACGACGTGCCTGAAATTTTGAGAGCCGATCTCAGTGACATGGTCTTGATGTTGGCCAGCCACGGGGAAACGGATTTGTTTGCAATGCGTTGTCTGACCCCGCCTCCAGAGCACGCGGTGGACTCCGCTCAAGCGTTGTTGCGGATGCTGGGCGCGATCGGACGCGGCGGACGGATCACTGAGCGTGGGAAAGTCATGGCGGGTTTGCCGCTGCATCCTCGGATCGCTCGGCTGGCAACGGAGGCAGTGGGCGTGTTGCCGAAGGCTTCCGTGGCCGTGTTGGCCGCGTTGATGAGCGAACGGGATCCGATGGAAGGCATCGCAGCAATGACGTTGGCCGAAAAGGTTGATGCGATTGAAAACAACCGAGTGCCGCGATCGATTCCGTCATCCACGATCAAATCCATTCGTTTGATTGCGGAGACGATCAAGAAGAACTTGCCAAGTGGTGCGCCGGAAACGCGTGCCGACGCGATGGAATGTGATCGCGAGACGGCGGTCGCTTGTGCGTTGCTGGCGGCCTATCCCGATCGAGTCGTTTTGCGCCGTACGGACGCACCGGATCGTGGCAGGATGGTGGGTGGTCGCGGCGTGGTCGGTCTGAAGCGAATGCTGGGAGAAATATCCAGCGAAGAATTGGTGCTTTGTTACGACGTGGATGGAGGAGGCACTGAATCTCGCGTGCGCGCCGCCGTGGCGATTCGAGAAGACTGGTTGGATGCTGAGCAGGTGGAAACGGTGGAGGTTCAATCCTGGGACGAAGGCCGATCGGCCGTTCAATGTCGCCGGCAGGTTCGGTACGGGGACTTGGTGCTTCGGGAGACTCCTGCCAAGGTTCCTTGCGATGCGGAAACCGCGTCGATTCTGTTTGAGAATCTGAAGACGCGGTTGCCCATTGCTGGCGAGAAATTTCAGAAGTTGCTGCACCGGATTGGGATGGTCGCGGAAGTCGATGAGCAAGTTCCGGCGGTCAGCGAGAAGATGCAGTTGGAATTGTTGCGTGAGCTGTGCGTCAGTCGATCAAGTTTGAAGGAGTTGAAGACCGCTCCTTGGGCTGATCACGTCCTTGGGAAGATTGGCTACCCGGCTTGGCAAATGGTGCAAGCGGAAACGCCGGAGGAAGTCCAGTTGCCGGGCGGACGGAAGGTCCCTGTTCACTACGTGGAAGGCAAACCGCCGTGGATCGAAGTCAAAATTCAGTTGTGTTTTGGGTGGCCGGAGACACCACGGATTTTGCGTGGCCGTGTGCCGTTGCAGTTGCACTTGCTGGGGCCAAACGGGCGTCCGCAACAGATCACCAACGACCTAGCTAGTTTTTGGGCCACGACTTATGGCGAAATTCGCAAAGAGCTTCGACGTCGCTACCCCAAGCACGATTGGCCAGAGGACCCCTTGTCAGCAACGGCCAGTTTCAACGGAATGAAACGTCGCTGA
- a CDS encoding family 16 glycoside hydrolase, translating to MAEDAKTGKLIFEDRFERSESQEQTDEVGNGWKTNSKSRANGHKQVDLKEGAMRIFIHETADHGVSVTQPMDFRDGRVEMKFMLENEKDSLGLNFADLQYKEVWAGHLFRVTVGVKSVEITDLKTGVMDLETREIRKAGKASRDLQAKLKTKTKRVPHQLETGKWYQIAAEVKGDTMTVSIDGEEVASFASEGIAHPTKRLLRLAIKRNVVVDDLQIYSLD from the coding sequence TTGGCGGAAGACGCCAAAACGGGCAAGCTGATTTTCGAGGACCGCTTTGAACGCAGCGAGTCGCAGGAACAAACCGACGAAGTTGGAAACGGATGGAAGACGAACAGCAAATCCAGAGCAAACGGTCACAAGCAAGTGGATTTGAAGGAAGGCGCGATGCGCATCTTCATTCACGAGACCGCCGACCACGGTGTCTCCGTGACCCAGCCCATGGACTTTCGCGATGGCCGAGTCGAGATGAAATTCATGCTCGAAAACGAGAAGGACTCCTTGGGCCTCAACTTTGCCGATCTGCAGTACAAAGAGGTCTGGGCAGGGCACTTGTTTCGTGTGACCGTTGGCGTCAAGTCCGTTGAAATTACCGATCTGAAAACCGGCGTGATGGATTTGGAAACCAGGGAGATTCGGAAGGCGGGCAAGGCCTCTCGTGATCTACAAGCCAAACTGAAAACGAAAACGAAGCGTGTTCCTCATCAACTGGAAACCGGCAAGTGGTATCAGATCGCGGCTGAAGTGAAGGGCGACACGATGACGGTTTCCATTGACGGTGAAGAAGTGGCTTCGTTCGCCAGTGAAGGGATCGCTCATCCTACCAAGCGTTTGTTGCGGTTGGCGATCAAACGCAATGTGGTGGTGGATGATCTGCAGATTTATTCCTTGGATTGA
- a CDS encoding DUF6797 domain-containing protein codes for MDLSVVVACQRFPFRGCVGILCVLLSISTGLSAPPTTTLRQAVPLETQLQEADPLDLALQARRRGDAKRGALVYFKSAANCVSCHGDGTSDSLLGPPLASIGIELTSVDLVDALLRPSKRIRKGYETYTVLTMDGEVFKGMLVGQDDDSITMRLGQTPEKDFTLARDEIEVMKKDEQSMMPAGLMKSIKSQRDFLDLLQYVMTVASGGEVAEKMLRPSPEQLLVKDDSVNLDHAGILRSLRSRDIDEGRLLYEGDCANCHGTNGQQAALPTARAFSAQELKFGADPYKMFMTLTKGNGLMGPMPYLTPHQRYQVVHYIRETLMKDQNPGYEPISDTYLQTLPKGTEDGKRFEIQQRDFGLALGSQLRRDYPSVLTLPLGDLTVSYNLHTMDLADVWTGGFLDLSETQHQRPRGEGTANPDGDPVAGLAGWKWGHDGELDYSREDCLPRGPLPQTWMDYRGYHLLGDEVVLSYQIDGRDILERAVVIDSRTLARELWIGPGDSLVLSVGKGPADANDWKVDQATGIASLQNSESTNQAFIAASVSGQTSVSGKNSDVSWERATEQRLKLTIPADQSARSVRVTVGVGETDGELVAFQTLSEEARNQPVADLSSLIQRPSSGPAPQQWPGEITTVGTLGLEQEGYALDTLTRPDSTPWNTWFRTTALDFFEDGRMAIAMHGGDIWIVSGIDETLDELRWKRYAAGLYEPFGVKVVDGDVFVTCKDRLVRLHDSDGNAEADFYESFSADSDVSTNFHAFNFDLQTDPEGNFYYAKSGHGADFALPGAVWRVSKDGKEREVVCTGFRTPNGLGTLPDGRITVSDNQGQWTPASKVSIAKPGTFHGWVPTYSIPNKWEPDGGKIDIQKVVAPETFEQPLVWMPQAFDNSSGGEIWVDDERFGPLSNHLLHTSFGKGWMSMMMIQEVGEISQAAIVKLPFDFSTGIMRGRVNPHDGQVYATGLQGWNGGGRFGLEDGGVQRLRYTGTPPKMITDARVVAGGLELDLNFPVDAESVLEEDCVSIVQWDYLWSKAYGSDQYLPGTAETEAPQIGTETLIPESVQVNGVPGESGSSRLRLNLATLTPVDQLQLQLRIQAEDGEAFEEEVYWTIHVVPSGDSQ; via the coding sequence ATGGATCTGTCCGTCGTCGTCGCTTGCCAACGTTTCCCGTTTCGTGGATGCGTTGGCATCCTCTGTGTCTTGTTGAGCATTTCGACGGGACTCTCTGCACCACCGACAACGACGCTGCGTCAAGCGGTTCCACTGGAAACGCAACTCCAGGAGGCTGATCCGCTTGATTTGGCGCTGCAAGCACGCCGTCGTGGCGACGCCAAGCGGGGTGCATTGGTGTATTTCAAGTCCGCCGCCAATTGTGTGAGTTGTCATGGCGACGGGACCAGCGATTCGCTTCTCGGTCCGCCTCTGGCGAGTATTGGAATCGAGCTCACCAGCGTCGATCTGGTGGATGCGTTGCTGCGACCTTCCAAACGCATTCGAAAAGGGTACGAGACCTACACGGTGCTGACCATGGACGGGGAAGTGTTCAAAGGAATGTTGGTGGGCCAGGATGACGATTCGATCACGATGCGGTTGGGGCAAACACCGGAGAAGGATTTCACTTTGGCTCGCGACGAGATCGAAGTGATGAAGAAGGACGAACAATCCATGATGCCGGCTGGGTTGATGAAGTCGATCAAATCACAGCGTGACTTCTTGGATTTGCTTCAGTACGTGATGACCGTCGCGAGCGGTGGTGAGGTGGCGGAAAAGATGTTGCGGCCATCGCCTGAGCAGTTGCTCGTCAAGGATGACTCCGTGAACCTGGACCACGCTGGCATCCTTCGTTCGCTGCGGTCGCGAGACATCGACGAAGGACGCCTGTTGTATGAAGGCGATTGTGCAAATTGCCATGGAACCAATGGCCAGCAAGCGGCGCTGCCAACCGCACGAGCCTTCAGTGCGCAAGAGCTGAAGTTTGGTGCTGACCCCTACAAAATGTTCATGACGTTGACCAAGGGCAACGGTCTGATGGGACCGATGCCCTACTTGACCCCGCACCAACGCTATCAGGTCGTTCACTACATCCGCGAAACGTTGATGAAGGATCAAAACCCGGGTTACGAGCCGATCAGCGACACTTACTTGCAAACGCTGCCGAAAGGGACCGAGGATGGCAAGCGTTTTGAGATCCAGCAACGAGACTTTGGGTTGGCACTTGGTTCACAACTGCGTCGAGATTACCCCAGCGTTCTGACTTTGCCGCTGGGCGACCTGACCGTGTCTTACAACCTGCACACCATGGATCTGGCAGACGTTTGGACGGGCGGCTTTTTGGATCTCAGTGAAACGCAGCACCAACGTCCCCGCGGCGAAGGAACTGCGAATCCAGATGGGGATCCGGTTGCCGGGTTGGCGGGATGGAAGTGGGGGCATGACGGGGAACTGGACTATTCTCGCGAAGATTGCTTGCCTCGTGGTCCGTTGCCGCAAACGTGGATGGACTATCGGGGGTATCACCTGCTCGGCGATGAGGTGGTGCTGAGCTATCAAATTGATGGGCGAGATATCTTGGAGCGAGCGGTGGTGATCGATTCGCGAACGCTTGCGCGTGAACTATGGATCGGGCCGGGGGACTCACTTGTGTTGTCGGTCGGGAAGGGACCGGCCGACGCGAACGATTGGAAAGTGGACCAGGCGACTGGCATCGCCTCGCTCCAGAACTCCGAATCAACGAACCAAGCGTTCATCGCAGCCAGTGTTTCCGGGCAGACCAGTGTTTCCGGGAAGAACAGTGATGTGTCGTGGGAGCGTGCCACTGAGCAACGCCTGAAGCTAACCATCCCGGCGGATCAGTCCGCGCGGAGCGTGCGTGTCACCGTTGGAGTCGGGGAAACGGATGGCGAACTCGTGGCATTTCAAACTTTGTCTGAGGAGGCTCGGAATCAACCTGTTGCCGATTTGTCGTCGCTGATTCAGCGTCCGTCGTCGGGACCAGCTCCCCAGCAATGGCCGGGGGAAATCACGACCGTCGGCACTTTGGGTTTGGAACAAGAGGGGTACGCGCTCGACACGCTGACTCGCCCCGATTCGACTCCCTGGAACACTTGGTTCCGCACCACGGCCCTCGACTTCTTCGAGGATGGTCGGATGGCGATCGCGATGCACGGTGGCGACATTTGGATTGTTTCGGGCATCGATGAAACTCTCGACGAACTTCGATGGAAACGCTATGCGGCTGGGCTGTATGAACCGTTTGGTGTGAAGGTTGTCGATGGCGACGTGTTCGTGACCTGCAAAGATCGCTTGGTGCGTCTGCACGATTCCGACGGGAATGCCGAAGCGGATTTCTACGAGAGTTTCAGTGCCGACTCGGATGTCTCCACCAACTTCCACGCCTTCAACTTTGATCTGCAAACGGATCCTGAGGGAAACTTCTACTACGCCAAAAGCGGGCACGGCGCCGACTTTGCTTTGCCCGGTGCGGTGTGGCGAGTGTCCAAGGATGGCAAAGAGCGTGAAGTCGTTTGCACCGGTTTTCGAACCCCCAATGGTTTGGGCACGTTGCCAGACGGACGGATCACCGTCAGCGACAACCAAGGCCAGTGGACTCCCGCGTCGAAGGTTTCCATCGCCAAACCAGGCACCTTTCATGGTTGGGTCCCGACTTATTCAATACCGAACAAATGGGAACCCGATGGTGGCAAGATCGACATCCAAAAGGTGGTCGCTCCGGAAACGTTTGAGCAGCCTTTGGTGTGGATGCCACAAGCGTTTGACAATTCCTCCGGAGGCGAGATTTGGGTGGACGATGAGCGTTTTGGCCCGCTGTCGAACCATCTGCTTCATACCAGTTTCGGCAAAGGTTGGATGTCGATGATGATGATTCAGGAAGTGGGTGAAATTTCGCAAGCCGCGATCGTGAAGCTGCCGTTTGATTTCTCGACGGGAATCATGCGTGGTCGCGTCAACCCGCACGACGGCCAGGTCTACGCGACTGGTTTGCAAGGCTGGAACGGGGGCGGTCGGTTCGGGTTGGAGGACGGTGGGGTCCAGCGACTTCGCTACACCGGCACGCCACCGAAGATGATCACCGACGCTCGTGTGGTGGCCGGCGGGTTGGAGCTTGATTTGAACTTCCCGGTGGACGCGGAATCCGTTTTGGAAGAAGACTGCGTTTCAATCGTCCAGTGGGACTATTTGTGGAGCAAGGCTTACGGATCGGATCAATACCTCCCCGGCACGGCGGAAACGGAAGCCCCGCAGATAGGCACGGAAACGTTGATACCCGAATCGGTGCAGGTGAACGGCGTTCCTGGAGAATCAGGCTCCTCACGCCTGCGATTGAATCTGGCAACGCTGACACCGGTCGATCAATTGCAACTGCAATTGCGGATCCAGGCCGAAGATGGCGAAGCGTTTGAAGAAGAAGTGTATTGGACCATCCACGTCGTGCCCTCCGGCGATTCGCAATGA
- a CDS encoding TlpA family protein disulfide reductase, protein MDRLSFSRSIRYALLPAVMMVGGCGSSSSPTPEAPEVSTETTEVEVVEEASPRESARPNLKTPGGFALPEGDLPEAPVKRNNPGEGGMSLPDDLDLGSSAESSSVSEPTGDTSTNLVASSKKVAIEYAAWDKVRETAAKSGKVTVLDVWSLACGPCLKEFPNLVAMQKRFGDKVVAIGANVDFDGRKSRPPESYEPKVTEFLTSVEAKFDNFIVQTPSDEVFEAIGIGSIPAVLVFDAEGKLAKQFSDVGETAGFTYEADIVPLVEKLLN, encoded by the coding sequence ATGGATCGATTGTCGTTTTCGCGTTCTATCCGCTATGCCTTGTTGCCTGCCGTGATGATGGTGGGTGGTTGTGGTTCTTCATCTTCGCCGACTCCTGAAGCCCCAGAGGTTTCAACGGAAACAACGGAGGTCGAAGTGGTGGAGGAAGCGTCCCCCCGGGAATCGGCTCGACCCAATTTGAAAACACCGGGTGGTTTTGCGTTGCCCGAGGGGGATTTGCCGGAAGCGCCCGTCAAGCGAAACAATCCTGGCGAAGGTGGCATGAGTTTGCCGGATGATTTGGATCTCGGTTCGTCCGCTGAATCATCCAGCGTCAGCGAGCCAACCGGCGATACCTCCACCAACTTGGTGGCTTCTTCGAAAAAGGTCGCGATTGAATACGCGGCTTGGGACAAGGTTCGCGAAACGGCAGCAAAAAGCGGCAAGGTGACTGTGTTGGATGTCTGGTCGCTGGCCTGTGGGCCTTGCTTGAAAGAGTTTCCCAACTTGGTGGCCATGCAAAAACGGTTTGGCGACAAGGTGGTTGCCATCGGTGCCAATGTGGACTTCGACGGACGCAAGAGTCGGCCGCCAGAATCCTATGAGCCAAAGGTCACGGAGTTCCTAACGAGTGTCGAGGCGAAATTCGACAACTTCATCGTCCAAACACCCAGCGACGAAGTGTTTGAGGCCATCGGCATCGGATCGATTCCCGCTGTGTTGGTGTTTGACGCGGAAGGGAAATTGGCCAAGCAGTTCTCCGATGTTGGCGAAACAGCCGGCTTCACCTATGAAGCCGACATTGTGCCGCTGGTTGAGAAACTGCTGAACTGA
- a CDS encoding sulfatase family protein, with amino-acid sequence MLGRPAIADDRPNVVWIIPDDMSAHFSCYGETAIETPHVDSLARTGVQFNHAYVTAPVCSTCRSAFITGMYQTSIGAHHHRSGRGTEKIHLPDDVTMVPKLFQDAGYHTSITGWPLNGRLGKTDYNFEWNKSIYDSADWTDRKPDQPFFAQIQTQGGKLRGKDTKGWNKVAASARQLFGESTPIESVVLPPYYPDHPDIVRDWAAYLDSVRMTDAMVGEVVARLEEQGVRENTLILFMTDHGISHGRGKQFLYDEGLHVPLILNGPGIEPGTTRDDLVEHIDIAALSLAAAGIEIPESMQARNILGADYQPRDSVFAARDRCDETVDHIRSVRTDRFKYIRNFLPNRPYLQPCAYKDAKAILIALRECHAADTLDDNQSLIFRDIRPEEELYDLSSDPHELHNLAADPKHQTTLVALREKLNDWMAETNDQGRTPESKTQYESDMKVYLDTLRIRSTPEHLNTVQRNIQWMKTMAAEGK; translated from the coding sequence ATGCTCGGTCGTCCAGCCATCGCCGACGATCGACCGAACGTTGTCTGGATCATTCCCGATGACATGTCGGCCCACTTTTCTTGCTACGGCGAGACCGCCATCGAGACGCCCCACGTCGATTCGTTGGCTCGGACTGGCGTGCAGTTCAACCATGCGTACGTGACCGCACCGGTCTGCTCAACGTGTCGTTCCGCCTTCATCACCGGAATGTACCAAACCTCCATCGGTGCTCATCACCATCGCAGCGGACGCGGTACCGAGAAGATCCATCTTCCGGACGACGTGACGATGGTTCCAAAGCTGTTTCAAGACGCGGGGTACCACACCTCGATCACCGGTTGGCCGCTCAACGGACGCCTCGGCAAGACGGACTACAACTTTGAATGGAACAAATCCATCTACGACTCCGCTGACTGGACGGACCGCAAACCCGACCAACCATTCTTCGCTCAAATCCAAACGCAAGGCGGAAAACTTCGTGGGAAAGACACCAAGGGGTGGAACAAAGTGGCGGCCTCTGCTCGCCAATTGTTCGGTGAGTCGACGCCCATCGAATCAGTGGTGCTGCCGCCGTATTACCCCGATCATCCCGACATCGTTCGTGACTGGGCGGCCTACCTCGATTCCGTTCGCATGACCGATGCGATGGTCGGCGAAGTGGTTGCGAGACTGGAAGAACAGGGCGTTCGCGAAAACACCTTGATCCTGTTCATGACCGACCATGGAATCAGCCACGGCCGAGGCAAGCAGTTTTTGTACGACGAAGGCTTGCACGTGCCGCTGATCCTGAACGGCCCCGGCATCGAACCTGGCACCACGCGAGACGATTTGGTCGAACACATTGACATCGCAGCACTGTCGCTGGCCGCAGCGGGGATCGAGATTCCCGAATCCATGCAAGCTCGCAACATTCTCGGGGCGGACTACCAACCGCGGGATTCTGTCTTCGCCGCTCGTGATCGATGCGACGAAACAGTGGATCACATCCGGTCGGTTCGAACCGATCGATTCAAGTACATCCGCAACTTCTTGCCCAATCGCCCGTATCTGCAACCGTGTGCGTACAAGGACGCCAAGGCGATTTTAATCGCGCTTCGTGAATGCCATGCCGCCGACACGTTGGACGACAATCAATCTCTCATCTTTCGCGACATCCGCCCGGAAGAGGAATTGTACGACCTGTCCAGCGACCCGCACGAACTGCACAACTTGGCCGCCGATCCGAAACACCAAACAACGTTGGTTGCCTTGCGAGAAAAGCTGAACGACTGGATGGCGGAGACAAACGATCAAGGCCGAACGCCGGAGTCAAAGACGCAATACGAAAGCGATATGAAGGTCTACCTCGACACGCTTCGCATTCGCTCAACCCCCGAGCATCTGAACACCGTCCAGCGAAACATCCAGTGGATGAAGACCATGGCCGCCGAAGGCAAATGA
- a CDS encoding type II toxin-antitoxin system RelE/ParE family toxin: MQVSWTEYAVSDLMAIRDYIGRDCDKFADLIFERIVEQTERLLESPDAGSIVPEFGRADVSEIQVNSYRVVHQVFDDEVRVLTVSHATAPCAMHVGDL, translated from the coding sequence ATGCAAGTTAGTTGGACCGAGTACGCGGTTTCGGACTTGATGGCGATTCGCGACTACATCGGTCGAGACTGCGACAAGTTCGCGGACTTGATCTTCGAACGCATCGTCGAGCAAACCGAGCGTCTGTTGGAATCCCCTGACGCAGGGTCCATCGTGCCTGAGTTCGGTCGCGCGGACGTCTCCGAGATCCAAGTCAACTCCTATCGAGTCGTTCACCAAGTGTTCGACGATGAGGTTCGGGTTCTGACGGTGTCGCATGCGACCGCCCCCTGTGCCATGCACGTTGGCGATCTCTAG
- a CDS encoding glucuronyl esterase domain-containing protein translates to MTYLDEAKMHARIQRVFFLAGTLFLMTIAAAGDSQAQTKKFVPNYDESKIPSYELPPALAFQNGDSVTTAEEWGKRRAETLRLFEEHVFGIMPDHRRIQVKLVRSDKDFRPGVTRHELDVSILPLEASSEIAPLVVQVLADVPQSATPVPAILGLNFQGNHTVDEDPKLRIPTSWVRDRRDGSTDGNKAIEKGRGVASSRWPSSMITDRGYAMITVYYGDIDPDFDDGFKNGVHGLMPAFIASLPEEHRPGSIAGWAYGLSCVLDAIEQTESLNVDAAQVGVLGHSRLGKTSLWAGATDPRFGMVISNDSGCGGAAISRRAIGETVGRINTSFPHWFCDAYLQYNENESASPVDQHQLIALSAPRAIAVGSATEDEWADPKGEFLAWQAAAPVYELLGMPAEDAKVVRDASMLTEQSVLNAGPMQYHLREGKHDLADYDWECYLDLGDRALQSKSP, encoded by the coding sequence ATGACCTATTTAGACGAGGCGAAGATGCACGCTCGAATTCAACGCGTTTTCTTTTTGGCGGGGACGTTGTTCCTGATGACGATTGCTGCGGCCGGTGACTCACAGGCTCAAACCAAGAAGTTTGTTCCGAACTACGATGAGTCCAAGATTCCATCCTACGAGTTGCCGCCAGCGCTGGCATTTCAAAACGGCGATTCCGTGACGACGGCGGAGGAGTGGGGGAAGCGACGCGCTGAAACGTTGCGTTTGTTTGAGGAACACGTGTTTGGCATCATGCCGGACCATCGCCGAATTCAAGTGAAGCTGGTTCGAAGCGACAAGGACTTCCGACCAGGGGTGACGCGGCACGAGTTGGATGTTTCGATTCTTCCCTTGGAAGCCTCCAGCGAAATCGCACCGTTGGTGGTTCAGGTGCTGGCCGATGTGCCCCAGTCAGCCACTCCCGTGCCGGCGATTTTGGGTTTGAATTTCCAAGGCAACCACACCGTCGATGAGGATCCGAAGCTCCGCATCCCGACGAGTTGGGTTCGCGATCGACGCGATGGCTCAACCGATGGGAACAAGGCGATTGAAAAGGGACGCGGTGTGGCGTCGAGTCGTTGGCCATCGAGCATGATCACGGATCGAGGCTACGCGATGATCACGGTCTATTACGGGGACATTGATCCTGATTTCGACGATGGTTTCAAAAATGGCGTGCACGGCTTGATGCCGGCATTCATCGCTTCGCTGCCGGAAGAGCATCGCCCCGGCAGCATCGCGGGTTGGGCGTACGGGCTGTCGTGCGTTTTGGATGCGATTGAACAGACTGAATCGCTGAATGTCGACGCCGCTCAAGTGGGAGTGCTCGGGCATTCCCGGCTCGGCAAGACTTCCTTGTGGGCGGGGGCGACAGATCCCCGTTTTGGGATGGTGATCAGCAATGATTCGGGCTGTGGCGGGGCGGCGATTTCCCGACGTGCCATCGGGGAAACCGTGGGACGCATCAACACATCTTTTCCCCATTGGTTCTGCGACGCGTACCTTCAGTACAACGAGAACGAATCTGCATCGCCAGTGGACCAACATCAATTGATCGCCTTGTCAGCACCACGCGCAATCGCAGTGGGCAGTGCGACGGAAGACGAGTGGGCGGACCCCAAAGGCGAGTTCCTGGCGTGGCAAGCCGCCGCGCCGGTGTACGAGTTGTTAGGGATGCCGGCGGAAGACGCCAAAGTGGTTCGGGACGCGTCGATGCTGACTGAGCAATCCGTCCTGAACGCCGGGCCAATGCAGTATCACCTTCGTGAGGGCAAGCACGACTTGGCCGATTACGATTGGGAATGTTACTTGGATTTGGGGGATCGGGCGTTGCAATCCAAGTCTCCATGA
- a CDS encoding four helix bundle protein, with the protein MHRHARDQWLRAAQSIPLNIAEGNGKRSLKDRARFLDIARGSALECAAIQDMLLRTNGIKVQDDVAMKGMFYGIVAILTRTAMKFDGVAESGVEYHADIDYEHRFAEHEYDGTSG; encoded by the coding sequence TTGCACCGTCATGCTCGCGACCAATGGCTGCGTGCCGCCCAATCGATTCCGCTAAACATCGCTGAGGGCAACGGCAAACGAAGCCTGAAGGATCGTGCCCGGTTTCTCGACATCGCACGCGGGTCCGCCTTGGAGTGCGCCGCCATCCAAGACATGCTGCTGAGGACCAACGGAATCAAAGTTCAAGACGATGTCGCGATGAAAGGGATGTTCTATGGGATCGTCGCGATCCTGACCCGAACGGCGATGAAATTCGATGGTGTCGCGGAGTCCGGCGTGGAGTACCATGCTGATATCGATTACGAGCACCGCTTCGCTGAGCACGAGTACGACGGGACCTCGGGTTGA